In a single window of the Nodularia spumigena CCY9414 genome:
- a CDS encoding Uma2 family endonuclease, producing the protein MVEQILINTDDFYVPDANQLVTEDDTPVDNFASEKQQRLLVGSLYSSLQNQTFLAAANVGVYYTDLQPPIVPDIFLSLDAQVPEKWWEKNNRCYMVWRFGKPPEVVMEIVSNKEGDELGKKLEIYEQMRASYYIVYDPNQQLGEQVIRVYELRGRRYFDTSETWLEQVGLGLTLWSGAFEGRQDNWLRWCYQDGTILPTGDERAEQEKQRAEQAEQRAQLLAERLRAMGIDPDSL; encoded by the coding sequence ATGGTTGAGCAAATTCTGATTAATACAGATGATTTTTATGTGCCAGATGCCAACCAGCTAGTTACCGAAGATGATACACCTGTGGATAATTTCGCATCTGAAAAACAACAACGCCTTTTGGTTGGCTCTCTTTACAGTTCTTTACAAAACCAGACTTTTTTAGCAGCTGCTAATGTGGGTGTTTACTACACAGACCTTCAGCCCCCCATTGTACCCGATATTTTTCTGAGCTTAGATGCCCAAGTTCCCGAAAAGTGGTGGGAAAAAAACAATCGTTGTTATATGGTTTGGCGTTTTGGAAAACCTCCAGAAGTGGTGATGGAAATTGTTTCTAATAAAGAGGGTGATGAATTAGGCAAAAAGTTAGAAATTTATGAGCAAATGCGGGCAAGTTACTATATTGTCTATGACCCAAATCAGCAATTAGGAGAACAAGTAATCCGGGTTTATGAACTCAGAGGAAGGCGTTATTTTGATACTTCAGAAACTTGGTTAGAACAAGTAGGTTTAGGTTTAACTTTGTGGTCAGGCGCATTTGAAGGGAGACAAGATAATTGGTTACGCTGGTGCTACCAAGATGGAACTATTTTACCTACTGGAGATGAACGGGCTGAACAAGAAAAGCAAAGGGCTGAACAAGCCGAACAACGCGCCCAATTACTAGCAGAAAGACTCAGGGCTATGGGTATAGATCCTGATAGTCTTTAG
- a CDS encoding chlorophyll a/b-binding protein, with product MTNATNVNAPVTEDRNAWRWGFTPQAEIWNGRLAMIGFLAAALIELFSGQGFLHYWGIL from the coding sequence ATGACAAACGCAACAAACGTTAATGCTCCGGTAACTGAAGATCGCAACGCTTGGCGCTGGGGCTTTACACCCCAAGCCGAAATCTGGAACGGTCGCTTGGCAATGATTGGCTTTTTAGCAGCAGCGCTCATCGAGTTGTTTTCTGGTCAAGGCTTCCTGCATTATTGGGGCATTCTGTAA
- a CDS encoding glycoside hydrolase family 10 protein: protein MNLLPKRGFIYLLCLGLMLYLIIVSFPSRPAFQQQKNLPTTTEIRGVWLTNVASGVLFLPWGINRAVNQLSALNFNTIYPVVWNRGNTFYKSSIAKIVTGSDADPIVNLMHGGQDVLKKIIQLAKPQGLSVIPWFEYGFMTPPNSQLAQRYPGWLTMGQEGIKSSTEVPLEEVNDNSAHQQAWLNPLHPGVREFILALIVEVVSYYDVDGIQLDDHFGMPVKFGYDAFTVDLYRQEHQGQSPPSDPFNPSWMRWRANKITDFMAEIYQSVKAIKPDAIISLSPNSQSFSYKYYLQDWETWVRKGLVDELILQVYRNNQSSFMTELEQPSVRFARSRIPVGIGILTGTSKTPVSITQIKQQVQTVRDRSFPGVSFFYWESLWGSITPESPQLRRNVFQNLFAGRAMRP, encoded by the coding sequence ATGAATTTGTTGCCTAAACGTGGTTTTATTTACTTGCTGTGCTTGGGTTTAATGTTATACTTAATAATAGTTTCTTTTCCTTCGCGTCCAGCTTTTCAACAGCAAAAAAACTTACCTACTACAACAGAAATTAGGGGCGTTTGGTTGACTAATGTTGCTAGTGGTGTCTTATTTTTACCTTGGGGAATTAATCGCGCTGTTAACCAGTTATCTGCACTTAACTTTAATACGATTTATCCTGTGGTTTGGAATCGAGGCAATACTTTTTATAAGAGTAGTATAGCTAAAATTGTCACGGGTTCAGATGCTGACCCTATAGTTAATTTAATGCACGGTGGACAGGATGTTTTAAAAAAGATCATACAACTTGCTAAACCTCAAGGTTTAAGTGTCATTCCCTGGTTTGAATACGGTTTTATGACACCCCCTAATTCGCAATTAGCCCAACGTTATCCAGGTTGGCTCACAATGGGACAAGAAGGGATAAAATCTAGCACTGAAGTTCCTTTGGAAGAAGTTAATGATAACTCAGCGCATCAGCAAGCTTGGCTAAATCCTCTACATCCGGGGGTTCGGGAGTTTATCTTGGCGCTAATTGTGGAAGTTGTGAGTTATTATGATGTGGATGGTATTCAGTTGGATGACCACTTTGGAATGCCTGTAAAATTTGGTTATGATGCTTTCACTGTTGATCTTTATCGCCAAGAACATCAAGGTCAAAGTCCTCCCAGTGATCCTTTTAATCCTAGCTGGATGCGTTGGCGCGCTAACAAGATCACTGATTTTATGGCAGAAATCTATCAAAGTGTGAAAGCTATTAAACCTGATGCTATAATATCTCTGTCGCCAAATTCACAAAGTTTTTCCTATAAATACTATTTGCAAGACTGGGAAACTTGGGTGAGAAAAGGTTTGGTTGATGAGTTGATATTGCAAGTATATCGCAATAATCAAAGTAGTTTTATGACGGAGTTAGAACAACCATCTGTGAGGTTTGCTCGGTCTCGCATTCCTGTAGGTATTGGAATATTGACGGGAACTTCTAAGACTCCTGTGAGTATTACTCAAATTAAACAACAGGTTCAAACTGTTCGCGATCGCTCTTTTCCCGGTGTTTCGTTTTTTTATTGGGAAAGTTTATGGGGTTCTATTACTCCAGAATCACCGCAGCTACGGCGAAATGTGTTTCAGAATCTGTTTGCTGGTAGGGCGATGAGACCATAG
- the miaA gene encoding tRNA (adenosine(37)-N6)-dimethylallyltransferase MiaA, translating to MTKLIVICGATATGKSGLALNLAMRLNSVILSADSRQVYREFDIGTAKPTLAERKLVPHYLIDICNPTDIMTVADYQEQAQRLITELPGAPLLLVGGTGLYIRSIVQGMKIPRVAPDQELRSQLQSLGQTTLYGILQQVDAIAAQKIHPHDNVRTLRALEVFYITGRPISQQQGENPPDYPILQIGLDCEVEKIRLRIHNRTEQMLADGLVAEVEYLCQKYGADLPLLNTLGYQEIRQYLAGEISLDSAKELTVLHTRQFAKRQRTWFKSSPQIEWFDADDPDLLDNVWRRVQEFINNV from the coding sequence ATGACTAAATTGATTGTAATTTGTGGGGCGACGGCGACTGGTAAATCAGGCTTGGCTTTGAATTTGGCTATGCGGTTAAATTCTGTGATTCTTAGTGCTGATTCTCGTCAAGTGTATCGGGAATTTGATATTGGTACGGCTAAACCAACATTAGCAGAGCGAAAATTAGTCCCACATTATTTAATAGATATCTGCAATCCCACAGACATCATGACGGTAGCAGATTATCAGGAACAAGCACAAAGGCTAATTACGGAGCTTCCTGGTGCGCCATTGTTGTTGGTCGGTGGTACAGGTTTATACATACGCTCGATTGTGCAAGGGATGAAAATTCCTAGGGTTGCACCAGATCAGGAATTGCGATCGCAACTGCAATCTTTAGGACAAACGACGCTATATGGGATATTGCAGCAAGTAGATGCGATCGCCGCCCAGAAAATTCATCCTCATGATAATGTGCGGACATTACGAGCATTAGAAGTATTTTACATTACAGGTCGCCCAATTTCCCAGCAGCAAGGAGAAAACCCCCCAGATTATCCCATTTTGCAAATAGGTTTAGATTGCGAAGTCGAAAAAATCAGGCTACGTATTCACAACCGCACAGAACAAATGCTCGCCGATGGTTTAGTAGCTGAAGTAGAATATCTTTGTCAAAAATACGGTGCTGATTTACCTTTATTAAATACTTTAGGATATCAAGAAATCAGGCAATATTTAGCAGGTGAAATTTCTTTAGATTCAGCAAAAGAATTAACTGTTTTACATACGCGCCAATTTGCCAAACGCCAACGTACTTGGTTTAAATCATCTCCCCAAATTGAGTGGTTTGATGCAGATGATCCGGATTTATTAGATAACGTTTGGCGACGAGTACAAGAGTTTATCAACAATGTGTAG
- a CDS encoding N-acetylmuramoyl-L-alanine amidase, translated as MGRIFISAAHGGREAGGIDPGSIAGGTSEAREMILLRDLIVTELRARSFDVLAVPDDLSAAETITWINSRGLRVDVSLEIHADTASSPTVRGAGVYYIANNQERKTNAELLLMGLLRRVTQLPNRGVKPDTDSGLGSLAFCRQITIPSLLMQVGFLSSPEDRFLLQNRRRDFAVGIADGLASWSRVIDPTSVTPVEPTYPAINININGQKYGEQGILVNGNSYIPIDLVDQLRIDVSQLPNINRISYRKIVYMKAVDLRSFNVSIGWDGATRTVNLRSNLLVCVDQLDRIMSRGNTSEVELQLFLRNNNENALLNFSDIPKLYREEGNAEGVNYDIAFCQMCLETGFLRFGGDVRPEQNNLAGLGSIGGGAEPASFSSARIGVRAHIQHLKAYASLEPLVNEVVDPRFRFVTRGIAPSIYQLAGRWSVDLDYGTKILALMKRLYESAKLL; from the coding sequence ATGGGACGTATTTTTATTTCAGCAGCTCACGGGGGTAGAGAAGCCGGAGGGATTGATCCAGGCTCCATCGCAGGTGGTACCAGTGAAGCCAGAGAAATGATTTTGCTGCGGGATTTGATTGTAACAGAATTACGGGCGCGCAGTTTTGATGTTTTAGCAGTTCCCGATGACCTCAGCGCCGCCGAAACTATTACTTGGATTAATTCCCGTGGGTTGCGGGTGGATGTCTCCCTAGAAATTCATGCTGATACGGCTAGCAGTCCTACTGTGCGCGGTGCGGGTGTCTACTACATCGCCAACAACCAGGAGCGTAAAACTAATGCCGAATTGCTCTTAATGGGGCTTTTGCGCCGTGTAACTCAGTTACCAAATCGGGGAGTTAAGCCAGATACAGATAGCGGGTTGGGAAGTTTGGCATTTTGTCGCCAAATCACCATTCCTTCTTTATTAATGCAGGTAGGCTTTCTGAGTAGTCCAGAAGATCGCTTTTTGCTGCAAAATCGTCGCCGTGATTTTGCTGTGGGAATTGCCGATGGTCTCGCATCTTGGAGTCGGGTAATTGACCCCACTTCTGTAACTCCTGTTGAACCAACTTATCCAGCTATTAATATTAACATTAATGGGCAGAAATATGGTGAGCAAGGCATATTAGTTAATGGTAATTCTTACATTCCTATTGATTTAGTAGATCAGCTACGGATTGATGTATCACAATTACCGAATATCAACCGGATTAGTTATCGAAAAATAGTTTATATGAAAGCTGTGGATTTGAGAAGTTTTAATGTTTCTATCGGTTGGGATGGCGCAACTCGGACAGTTAATTTACGCTCAAATTTATTAGTTTGTGTGGATCAACTTGATCGGATTATGTCACGGGGAAATACATCTGAAGTAGAGTTACAATTATTTCTGAGAAACAACAATGAAAATGCTTTGCTCAATTTCTCTGATATACCTAAATTGTATCGAGAAGAAGGTAACGCCGAAGGTGTTAACTATGATATTGCTTTTTGCCAAATGTGTTTAGAAACTGGATTTTTACGCTTTGGTGGGGATGTCAGACCTGAGCAAAATAACCTCGCTGGTTTAGGTTCTATTGGTGGTGGTGCTGAACCTGCATCTTTTTCTAGTGCAAGAATTGGTGTGAGAGCGCATATTCAACATTTAAAAGCTTACGCTAGTTTAGAACCTTTAGTAAACGAAGTTGTAGACCCACGATTTCGGTTTGTCACCCGTGGAATTGCACCATCAATTTATCAACTTGCGGGGCGCTGGTCTGTTGATTTAGACTATGGTACAAAAATCTTAGCACTGATGAAACGATTGTATGAGTCAGCAAAACTTTTGTAA
- the rpoD gene encoding RNA polymerase sigma factor RpoD produces the protein MNQANNVLESIYQPDLEIINQPELELELLVEEEEEEEDLLINDDGEDEFLEPQSDEDDTKSGKAAKSRRRTQSKKKHYTEDSIRLYLQEIGRIRLLRADEEIELARKIADLLELERVRDRLQEQLEREPEYREWAEAVQIPLPAFRYRLHIGRRAKDKMVQSNLRLVVSIAKKYMNRGLSFQDLIQEGSLGLIRAAEKFDHEKGYKFSTYATWWIRQAITRAIADQSRTIRLPVHLYETISRIKKTTKLLSQEMGRKPTEEEIATRMEMTIEKLRFIAKSAQLPISLETPIGKEEDSRLGDFIESDGETPEDQVSKNLLREDLEKVLDSLSPRERDVLRLRYGLDDGRMKTLEEIGQIFNVTRERIRQIEAKALRKLRHPNRNSVLKEYIR, from the coding sequence ATGAACCAGGCTAACAACGTACTCGAAAGCATTTATCAGCCTGACCTAGAAATAATAAATCAGCCTGAGCTCGAGTTAGAACTCTTAGTCGAAGAAGAAGAAGAAGAAGAGGACTTGCTGATTAACGATGATGGCGAAGATGAGTTTTTAGAGCCTCAGTCTGATGAGGACGACACAAAGTCTGGAAAAGCCGCTAAATCACGTCGTCGGACACAAAGCAAGAAGAAGCACTACACCGAAGACTCGATTCGCCTTTATCTACAAGAAATTGGTCGGATTCGCCTATTGCGGGCAGACGAAGAAATCGAATTGGCGCGAAAAATCGCTGATTTGTTGGAGTTAGAAAGGGTGCGGGATAGACTGCAAGAACAGTTAGAACGCGAACCTGAATATCGGGAATGGGCGGAAGCCGTACAAATACCGTTACCAGCATTTCGTTATCGCCTGCATATTGGACGCAGGGCAAAAGATAAAATGGTGCAATCGAACCTGCGTCTTGTGGTGTCAATTGCCAAGAAATACATGAATCGTGGTTTGTCCTTCCAAGACTTAATTCAGGAAGGTAGTCTCGGTTTGATTCGCGCCGCAGAAAAGTTTGACCACGAAAAAGGTTATAAGTTTTCTACATACGCTACATGGTGGATTCGTCAAGCAATTACTCGTGCGATCGCTGATCAATCCCGGACTATCCGCCTCCCGGTTCATCTCTACGAAACCATTTCGCGGATTAAGAAAACTACCAAATTGCTATCCCAAGAAATGGGACGCAAACCCACAGAGGAAGAAATCGCCACTCGCATGGAAATGACCATCGAGAAATTGCGGTTTATTGCTAAATCTGCCCAGTTACCCATCTCACTAGAAACCCCCATCGGTAAAGAAGAAGATTCTCGCTTGGGCGATTTTATTGAATCCGATGGTGAAACTCCAGAAGATCAGGTTTCCAAAAATCTCCTGCGTGAAGACCTAGAAAAAGTCCTCGATAGCCTTAGTCCTCGTGAACGTGATGTACTCAGACTCCGCTATGGTTTGGATGACGGTCGCATGAAAACCCTGGAGGAAATTGGTCAGATTTTCAATGTCACCCGTGAACGGATTCGTCAAATTGAGGCGAAAGCACTCCGCAAGTTACGTCACCCAAATCGCAACAGTGTTCTCAAGGAATATATTCGGTAG
- the glcD gene encoding glycolate oxidase subunit GlcD: protein MLIQEKKQYNWKPIIKAFEAVVGKNGVVQRREELITYECDGLTSYRQRPAVVVLPRTTEQIAELVKICNKYSVTFIARGSGTGLSGGALPSEDSVLIVTSLMRQILNVDLDNQRIVVQPGVINSWVTQTVSGAGFYYAPDPSSQIICSIGGNVAENSGGVHCLKYGVTTNHVLGLKIVTPSGEILDLGGQVPEMPGYDLTGVFVGSEGTLGIATEITLRILKSAESICVLLADFTSVEAAAATVSDIISAGIIPGGMEMMDNISINAVEDVVATNCYPRDATAILLVEIDGLDVEVEVNKQRVAEICKKNGARNVTSASDLETRLKLWKGRKAAFAAAGHLSPDYYVQDGVIPRTQLTYVLQEIEALSQKFGYKIANVFHAGDGNLHPLILFDNAVPGALEKVEEVGGEILKLCVKVGGSISGEHGIGADKKCYMPDMFSPADLESMQWIRQVFNPQGLANPDKIFPTPRTCGEAANAVSMKQFAGVEQF, encoded by the coding sequence ATGCTTATCCAAGAGAAAAAGCAATACAACTGGAAACCTATTATTAAAGCATTTGAGGCTGTAGTTGGTAAAAATGGTGTAGTGCAACGGCGAGAAGAACTCATTACCTATGAGTGCGATGGCTTAACCAGTTATCGTCAACGCCCTGCTGTGGTCGTTTTACCCAGAACTACAGAACAAATTGCCGAACTGGTGAAGATATGCAATAAATACTCTGTCACCTTTATCGCCCGTGGTTCTGGGACTGGTTTATCTGGTGGTGCTTTACCTTCAGAAGATTCGGTTTTGATTGTCACTTCCTTAATGCGGCAAATTCTCAATGTTGATTTAGATAATCAGCGTATTGTGGTACAGCCAGGAGTCATTAATAGCTGGGTAACGCAAACCGTTAGCGGTGCGGGATTTTATTATGCACCAGACCCTTCTAGCCAAATTATTTGCTCAATTGGGGGTAATGTTGCCGAAAACTCTGGGGGGGTGCATTGCTTAAAATACGGTGTGACTACTAACCACGTTTTAGGGTTAAAAATTGTCACACCTAGCGGGGAAATTTTAGATTTAGGCGGACAAGTACCGGAAATGCCTGGTTATGATTTAACAGGTGTATTTGTGGGTTCTGAAGGTACTTTAGGTATCGCTACAGAAATTACTCTGCGAATCCTTAAAAGTGCAGAATCAATTTGTGTTTTATTAGCAGATTTTACCAGTGTGGAAGCGGCTGCGGCAACTGTTTCTGATATTATCAGCGCCGGAATTATTCCCGGTGGTATGGAAATGATGGACAACATTAGCATCAATGCTGTTGAGGATGTTGTGGCGACAAATTGTTATCCTCGTGATGCTACGGCAATTTTATTAGTAGAAATCGATGGTTTGGATGTGGAAGTTGAAGTAAATAAACAACGTGTTGCGGAAATTTGCAAAAAAAATGGCGCGCGGAATGTAACTTCTGCAAGTGACTTAGAAACTCGGTTAAAACTTTGGAAAGGTCGTAAGGCGGCTTTCGCTGCGGCTGGACATTTAAGCCCGGATTATTATGTTCAGGATGGTGTAATTCCTCGCACTCAATTAACTTATGTTTTACAGGAAATTGAGGCGTTAAGTCAAAAGTTTGGTTATAAAATTGCCAATGTGTTTCACGCTGGTGATGGTAATCTTCACCCGTTAATTCTATTTGATAATGCTGTACCGGGCGCGTTAGAAAAAGTTGAGGAAGTTGGCGGGGAAATTCTCAAGCTTTGTGTTAAAGTAGGTGGTAGTATTTCTGGTGAACATGGCATTGGTGCTGATAAAAAATGCTATATGCCTGATATGTTTAGTCCTGCTGATTTGGAAAGTATGCAATGGATACGCCAAGTTTTTAATCCCCAGGGTTTAGCAAATCCTGATAAGATTTTCCCCACTCCTCGTACTTGTGGTGAAGCTGCAAATGCTGTGAGTATGAAGCAGTTTGCAGGGGTGGAACAATTTTAA
- a CDS encoding fasciclin domain-containing protein gives MKFSQKLIGKILFNILSIGSLVALSACAEPVTETPPPVTQSPPVTAPPVADTRTETTADLNLAQLTQAAAKEGQFQTLTRAVEAAGLQNQLATPGPYTVFAPTDAAFDALPTGTLDNLLKPENKDQLTKLIAYHVIPGRFTSNQLTSGEVKTVEGSPVTVDVNDVTQGITVNNGKVTQADIPASNGIVHVIDQVMLPPDFPAT, from the coding sequence ATGAAATTCAGTCAAAAGCTCATAGGGAAAATACTGTTCAATATTCTCAGTATAGGCAGTTTAGTTGCTCTATCTGCCTGCGCCGAACCTGTCACAGAAACTCCACCACCCGTGACACAAAGTCCGCCGGTCACTGCTCCTCCCGTTGCAGATACTCGTACAGAAACAACTGCTGATCTGAATTTAGCCCAACTAACACAAGCCGCAGCCAAGGAAGGACAGTTTCAAACCCTCACACGCGCAGTGGAAGCCGCAGGCTTACAGAATCAATTAGCAACACCAGGCCCTTACACAGTATTTGCACCTACTGATGCCGCTTTTGACGCGTTACCCACAGGTACTTTAGACAACCTCCTCAAACCAGAAAATAAAGACCAATTAACCAAGCTCATTGCCTACCACGTTATCCCTGGGCGATTTACGTCTAATCAACTGACATCTGGAGAAGTCAAAACAGTTGAGGGTAGTCCTGTCACAGTCGATGTTAATGATGTTACCCAAGGTATTACAGTTAACAATGGTAAGGTGACTCAAGCAGATATTCCAGCTAGTAACGGCATTGTTCACGTAATTGATCAGGTAATGCTACCACCAGATTTTCCCGCGACTTAG
- the gyrB gene encoding DNA topoisomerase (ATP-hydrolyzing) subunit B — protein MTSSYSADQIQVLEGLEAVRKRPGMYIGTTGPRGLHHLVYEVVDNSIDEALAGHCTHIEVDINADGSVTVTDDGRGIPTDTHSRTGKSALETVLTVLHAGGKFGGGGYKVSGGLHGVGLSVVNALSDVLEVTVWRDNKVHVQRYERGVPVTELQAKPDKEGKTGTSINFKPDSQIFINSVEFDYITIAGRLRELAYLNAGVKIIFGDHRLELLKSDTPRIETYEYKGGIKEYIAYMNRDKQPLHEEIIYVHGERNNVQVEVSLQWCTDAYTDNVLGFANNIRTIDGGTHLEGLKAVLTRTLNAIARKRNKIKENESNLSGEHVREGLTAVISVKVPDPEFEGQTKTKLGNTEVRGIVDSLVGEVLSEYLEFHPGIADSILDKAIQAFKAAEAARHARELVRRKSVLESSPLPGKLADCSSRDPSESEIFIVEGDSAGGSAKQGRDRRTQAILPLRGKILNIEKTDDAKIYKNNEVQSLITALGLGVKGDEFDSTQLRYHRIVIMTDADVDGAHIRTLLLTFFYRYQRALIEQGFIYIACPPLFKVERGKNHEYCYSERELQQYLGTLPSNANYNIQRFKGLGEMMPQQLWDTTMNPESRKMKQVEIEDAAEADRIFTILMGDRVAPRREFIETYGSKLNFTDLDI, from the coding sequence ATGACGAGCAGTTACAGTGCCGATCAGATTCAAGTTCTGGAAGGTCTGGAAGCCGTCCGCAAACGGCCAGGGATGTACATCGGTACTACCGGGCCGCGAGGACTCCACCATTTAGTCTATGAGGTGGTAGATAACTCTATTGATGAAGCTTTGGCGGGTCACTGTACCCACATAGAAGTGGATATCAATGCTGATGGTTCGGTGACTGTCACAGATGACGGTCGGGGTATTCCTACCGATACTCACTCACGCACCGGGAAATCGGCTTTAGAAACCGTGTTAACCGTACTACACGCCGGTGGTAAGTTTGGCGGTGGTGGCTATAAGGTTTCAGGAGGATTACACGGGGTCGGTCTTTCCGTGGTTAACGCCCTCTCAGATGTGCTGGAAGTAACCGTTTGGCGAGATAATAAGGTTCATGTCCAGCGCTATGAACGCGGTGTACCAGTTACTGAACTGCAAGCCAAGCCTGATAAAGAGGGCAAAACGGGAACTTCTATCAATTTCAAGCCAGATAGCCAAATTTTTATCAATAGCGTTGAGTTTGATTACATCACTATCGCGGGTCGTCTGCGGGAGTTGGCTTATCTGAATGCAGGTGTCAAAATTATCTTTGGCGACCACCGTTTAGAACTGCTGAAAAGCGATACCCCCAGGATAGAAACCTACGAATATAAGGGTGGGATTAAAGAATATATCGCTTACATGAACCGCGATAAGCAACCACTGCACGAAGAAATTATTTATGTGCATGGGGAACGCAATAATGTACAAGTGGAAGTTTCTTTACAATGGTGTACTGACGCTTACACAGACAACGTGCTGGGTTTTGCTAATAATATTCGCACCATTGATGGTGGTACTCACCTCGAAGGTTTGAAGGCGGTTCTGACTCGGACTTTAAATGCGATCGCTCGCAAACGCAATAAAATTAAAGAGAATGAATCTAACCTCAGTGGCGAACACGTCCGGGAAGGTTTAACAGCAGTAATTTCCGTTAAAGTCCCAGATCCTGAATTTGAAGGACAAACCAAAACCAAACTCGGTAATACTGAAGTTCGCGGTATTGTTGATTCCTTAGTGGGAGAAGTTCTTAGTGAGTATTTAGAATTTCATCCGGGTATCGCCGACTCGATTTTAGATAAAGCTATTCAAGCGTTTAAAGCCGCAGAAGCAGCTCGTCATGCGCGGGAGTTAGTCCGACGCAAATCTGTACTAGAATCTTCACCATTACCCGGTAAGTTAGCAGATTGCAGTTCTCGTGATCCTAGCGAGTCAGAAATCTTTATTGTGGAAGGTGACTCTGCGGGTGGAAGTGCGAAACAAGGACGCGATCGCCGCACTCAAGCTATTCTCCCCCTGCGTGGTAAAATTCTCAACATCGAGAAAACAGACGACGCTAAAATCTACAAAAATAACGAAGTCCAATCTTTAATTACAGCCCTTGGTTTAGGCGTGAAAGGAGACGAATTCGACTCCACCCAACTACGCTATCACCGCATCGTGATTATGACTGACGCGGACGTAGATGGCGCGCATATTCGCACACTGTTGTTAACTTTCTTCTATAGATATCAGCGCGCACTGATTGAACAGGGTTTCATATATATTGCTTGTCCTCCACTATTCAAAGTAGAACGAGGAAAGAATCATGAATACTGCTATAGTGAACGTGAATTGCAACAGTATTTGGGGACACTTCCCAGCAACGCCAACTACAACATTCAACGCTTCAAAGGTTTGGGGGAAATGATGCCTCAACAACTCTGGGATACTACTATGAACCCAGAATCTCGGAAAATGAAGCAAGTAGAAATTGAAGATGCTGCCGAAGCTGATCGTATTTTTACCATTTTAATGGGCGATCGCGTTGCACCCAGACGCGAATTCATCGAAACCTATGGTTCTAAACTCAATTTCACAGATTTAGATATCTAA